The following nucleotide sequence is from Anaeromicrobium sediminis.
TAACAAAATTGCCCCTTTATGGTCTTTATCTAATACTCTTTTTATTATTATATCTTTTGTAGATCCTTTTTTCCAGTCAATTGTATCAACACTCCAAAGAATAACCTTATATCCTAGTCCCTCAGCAATGTCTAAAGTTTCTTTATTATAATCACCTGCTGGAGGAGCAAATAGAGTTGTTTTATGACCTAAAACTTTATATATGGCGTCCTCTGTCCTTCTTATCTCCTTTATATTCTCTTTCCTATTTGTCTTACTAGGTAACTTATGTGCGTATCCATGATTCCCTATTTCATGTCCATCTTCCTTTATTTTTGCCAATAATTCACTATTTTTCTCCGCCCATCTTCCTGTTATGAAAAATGTGATTTTAATATTATTTTCTTTAAATATTTCCAACATTTTAGGAATATGCTCTCCACCCCAATCCACATTACATGTGAAGGCCATCTTCTTTGAATTTGCTTCAACCTTTCTTATGGGTTCTGTTCTATATTCATTCCAAACCCCTTTACTCCTATAGGCTAACATAGAAGTTGTTGTTAGTATTAATATTATGACCAAAATAAATATATAAATTTTTTTTCTAGATACAACATAAAATCTCATACTATCCCCCCCTTTAAACTATATTCAACTTAAAATTTATTATTCTAATTACCCCTTTACAACAACAAAATTTATCCTAAAATAAAAAAAGGCATACTCCGTATGCTTCCATATGGAACTCTATGGTTCCCTTAGACGCAACTACAGTTGTTGATCACCCTCCTCCAAAGAAGTAGGGGATGTTCCCCCACACCCCCTTATTTTTTTACTTATCTATAGTTTTGAGAATGTTATAATTTCCTAGTAAGTAAAAAAAAACATAAACCTTATGGTTTATGTCTTCCCTATTTCTCATTTGCTTTTTCTTTTTCCTTTTCTTGTTCTATTAAAACTGCTTTTCTAGATAAGTTTACTCTTCCTTGCTTATCGATTTCAGTAACTTTAACTAGGATTTCATCCCCTACTTTAAGGACGTCTTCAACTTGAGGAATTTTTTCCTTAGCAATTTGAGAAATATGTACTAATCCTTCTTTTCCTGGTAACACTTCTACGAAAGCTCCAAATTTAAGAATTCTCATTACTTTACCTAAATAAATTTGTCCAACTTCCACATCTTTAACAATGGCTTCTATCATTTTAATAGCTTTGTCTGCTTGTTCTAAGCTTTGAGCCATTATAAATACCTTTCCATCGTCATTAATATCAATTTTAACGTCAGTCTCATCTATAATTTTATTTATAGTCTTTCCTCCAGGTCCAATTAATTCTCTAATCTTCTCTGTGTTAATAGTCATGCTTGTAATTCTTGGTGCATATGGTGACATTTCTTCTCTTGGAGTAGAAATAACCTCATTCATTTTATCTAATATATGTAATCTTCCAACTCTAGCTTGTTCTAATGCTCTAGTTAAAATCGCTTTGTCTATTCCATGGATCTTAATATCCATTTGAATTGCAGTGATACCATCCTTAGTACCAGCCACTTTAAAGTCCATATCTCCTAGGAAATCTTCCATTCCTTGTATATCACTTAAAATAGCAACTTTTTCCTCTTCCTTAATAAGACCCATAGCAATACCTGCAACTGGCTCAGCAATTGGCACTCCAGCATCTAATAGAGCTAATGTACTTCCACATACAGATGCTTGAGAAGAACTTCCGTTAGAACTTAGTACTTCAGATACTAATCTAATAGTATAAGGGAATTTTTCTTCACTAGGAATAACAGGAACTAAAGCTCTTTCTGCTAAGGCCCCATGTCCAATTTCCCTTCTACCTGGTCCTCTTAAAAATCTTGCTTCACCTACACTATATGGTGGGAAGTTATAATGGTGCATGTATCTCTTGCTTTCCCTTTCTCCTAGACCATCTATAACTTGAGCATCTCCTATAGCTCCTAATGTAGCTACAGTTAAAGCTTGAGTTTGACCTCTAGTAAATAAGCCTGTTCCATGGGCACGAGGAAGTAATGATACATCACAAGATATAGGTCTAATTTCACTTTCACTTCTATTATCAGGTCTTATACCTTCCTTAGTAATCATGGATCTAACTTGCTCTTTAATGATTTGACTTAATACAGAGTCTACATCCTTTAAATTCTCTGGATACTCTTCTTCAAAGTGTATTAGAGTTTCTTCCTTTACTTTGTCCATTTTTTCGCTACGTTCTAATTTTTCTACAGTTTTAATTGCAGATGCCATTTTCTCCGTAGCAAATAATCTAACCTTTCCATCTATCTCAGGATCTACTTTTTGCAGTTCTACTTCTCGTTTTTCTTTACCAATCTCTGCAACTATACCTTCGATGAATGTAATTATCTTCTTTATCTCTTCATGGGCAAACATGATAGCATTTAGCATAACCTCTTCTGATACCATTTCAGCTCCTGCTTCAACCATCATAATAGCATCCTTTGTTCCTGATACTACTAAGTGCATCTTGCTTTCTTCTCTTTGAGCTGAAGTTGGGTTTGTTACAAACTCTCCATCTACTAAGCCAATGCATACGGAAGCTGTTGGCCCATCAAATGGAATATCTGAAATTGATAGTGCTACAGAAGAACCTATCATAGAAACAATATCTGGTGTACAGTCTTGGTCTACAGACATTACAGTAGCTATAACTTGTACATCATTTCTAAATCCCTTTGGGAACAATGGTCTTATAGGTCTATCTATAAGTCTAGCTGTTAAAACAGCTTTTTCAGTTGGTCTACCTTCCCTTTTAATAAATCCACCTGGAATTTTTCCAACAGAATAAAATCTTTCCTCATAATCTACACTAAGAGGGAAGAAGTCTATTCCAGCTTTTGGTTCATCTGATGCCACAGCAGTAACTAATACTACTGTATCACCATATCTTAATACGGCTGAACCATTAGCAAGTTGAGCAACTTTACCAGTTTCAACTTCTAAGGTTCTATTACCAATGGTTGTAGTAAATGTCCTCTCCATTACTAACCTCCTATATTTTATAGTATATAATCTAATTCTACATAGTTTATATTATTTCCTACATATTAGATAAAATTCCTATACATTAAAATAAAAAAGTCTTACGAATAAAATATTCTTGTCGACTTTTATAAAATCCGTATAGTTAAATTAGATTATCACTATTTAAAATAAAAAATCAATTTTAATAAATTGATTTTCCTTACCTAAAATAATAGAGCGGGAAATCCCGCTCAATAGAATTATTTTCTTAATCCTAACTTTTTAATAACAGCTCTATATCTTTCGATATCTTTGCTCTTTAAGTAGTTTAAAAGATTTCTTCTCTTACCTACCATCTTTAATAGTCCACGACGAGAATGGTGATCTTTCTTGTGTACTTTTAAATGCTCATTTAACTCGTTGATTCTTGTAGTTAAAATAGCTACTTGTACTTCTGGAGATCCAGTATCAGTATCATGTACTTTATGAGCTGAAATTACTTCAGTTTTTCTTTCTTTGTTCATTGTCATGTTTTTCACCTCCTTGGTTATACAATCGCCTAAAGCCAGGTATAAGGTCGGTGATTCCATTTACCGAGCTTAAGGTTCCTTACAGAAATAAATTTTATCATATTATTACCAAATTGTAAACTGTCTTTTTTCAAAAAAATTTTTAGCGAGAGCTATGTCCTTCTTTAATTGAATAGTCAGCTCTGTGACACTCGGAAATTTCTTTTCTTCCCTAATCCTATCTATAAAATGTACTTCTATGTTTTTACCATATATATCTTCACGGAAATCCATTATATGAGTTTCTATGTTAATTTCTTCTTGACTAAAGGTAGGGTTGTATCCCACATTAGTAATACTATCATATAATCTGCCATCTATATTCACCTTTGTTAAATATACACCTGGAGATGGAGTTAACATATTCTTTTCTAACTTAATGTTAGCAGTTGGCACGCCCATCTTGCGTCCTACCTTTTTGCCTTCTATCACTTGTCCATTTATTGAATATTTTTTTCCTAAAAACAAATTGGCTCTTTGAATATTTCCATCCCTTATTAAAGATCTAATATTGGTACTGCTCACAGTTTGTCTTTGAATTTCAATAGAATCTATTTCATTTAATTCATAATCATAATCCTTTGATAAGGTCCTAAGTAAGTGTATATCTCCTTGGGCCTTATATCCAAACTTGTAATTGAAACCTACAATACAACTTTTCATCTTCAAAGTGTTTTTTAAAATATCTCTTACAAAGCTCTCTGCCTTTAATTTCATCTGAAATTCATCAAAGGTCACTAATATTACATAATCTATTCCTAATTCACCCAATGTACTTATTTTTTTATTCAAATTCATTATTCTCTTTGGTGCACCATTCTCACTTGTAAAAGCCCTAGGATGATTTGAAAAGGTATATACTACACTTTTTAAGTTTTTAAGTCTACATGTCTCTACTAAATTCACTAGTAGGGTTTGATGTCCTATATGTACGCCATCAAAGTTGCCTAAAGCAACACCCGTATCATCATTAATGTTTACATCACTTAACCTTCTTATTACCTTCATCTTGTTGCCCCTTTAATGAAATACTCTATCTGTATCAATATATACATTATTGTCCTTATCTTTTTTTACTCTTCCTATGGCTATAAACTTATCTTTACTATACATTCTTACTAGGTCATCTTCTTTCAATTCATCATTTTCTTTTATATTTTTCATATATATGGTATTACCATTTAAAAGAAATCTCTCAGCCCAGTCATGTACTAGTACCTTAGGAAAAGATTGTATTGGGTAATCTAGGGGATAGAACTCTTTTTCTAATTCTTCTATAGATAATCTCTCTATATCTTCTATCGTAACTGTATCTTCTAAATGGAAACCACCTGTTTGAGTTCTTAAAAGAAAGGTCATATGTGCCCCACACCCAAGTTTGTTTCCCACATCTTCACATATGGTTCTAACATAGGTTCCCTTAGAACACTCCACATCAAATAATATATTGTTACCTAAAATTCTAATAACTTCAATATTATATATGTATATTTTCCTACTTTTTCTTTCTACAGTTTTACCTTCCCTAGCTAATTCATATAATTTCCTGCCATCTTTTTTTAAAGCCGAATACATAGGAGGCGTTTGAAGAATTTCACCTTTAAATTCTTCAAAAACTCCAAGTATTTGTTCTTCATCCACATTCACAGGTCTTTCATGAACTATAGTTCCCCATCTATCTTGTGTATCTGTATTAGATCCTAAAACCATTTCACATCTGTATTTTTTTCTATCATTAAGTAGATATTGACTTACCTTCGTAGCCTGCCCTACACATATAGGTAAAACCCCACATGCCATTGGATCTAGTGTTCCTGTATGGCCTACTTTTTTTATTTTTAATGTTCTTCTTATTAATCCGACCACATCATGTGAGGTCATATTAGGAGGCTTTAGTATATTTATAATTCCATTCACTATATCACCTACAAATATTCTTCTATATTGTCTATTATGATTTCATTAACCTTTTTAATACTATCATTAATTAAACAACCAGCTGCTTTCTTATGGCCCCCACCACCGAATATCTCTGCAATTTTACTTACATCCACATCGTATTTAGACCTGAGCCCTACCTTAACCTTTTTTTCTTCTAGTTCTTTTAATAATATACTTACTTCTACGCCCCATATATCTCTTCCAATTTCAATCAATCCATCTGTATCAGATAGGGCCAT
It contains:
- the truB gene encoding tRNA pseudouridine(55) synthase TruB; this translates as MNGIINILKPPNMTSHDVVGLIRRTLKIKKVGHTGTLDPMACGVLPICVGQATKVSQYLLNDRKKYRCEMVLGSNTDTQDRWGTIVHERPVNVDEEQILGVFEEFKGEILQTPPMYSALKKDGRKLYELAREGKTVERKSRKIYIYNIEVIRILGNNILFDVECSKGTYVRTICEDVGNKLGCGAHMTFLLRTQTGGFHLEDTVTIEDIERLSIEELEKEFYPLDYPIQSFPKVLVHDWAERFLLNGNTIYMKNIKENDELKEDDLVRMYSKDKFIAIGRVKKDKDNNVYIDTDRVFH
- a CDS encoding bifunctional riboflavin kinase/FAD synthetase encodes the protein MKVIRRLSDVNINDDTGVALGNFDGVHIGHQTLLVNLVETCRLKNLKSVVYTFSNHPRAFTSENGAPKRIMNLNKKISTLGELGIDYVILVTFDEFQMKLKAESFVRDILKNTLKMKSCIVGFNYKFGYKAQGDIHLLRTLSKDYDYELNEIDSIEIQRQTVSSTNIRSLIRDGNIQRANLFLGKKYSINGQVIEGKKVGRKMGVPTANIKLEKNMLTPSPGVYLTKVNIDGRLYDSITNVGYNPTFSQEEINIETHIMDFREDIYGKNIEVHFIDRIREEKKFPSVTELTIQLKKDIALAKNFFEKRQFTIW
- the pnp gene encoding polyribonucleotide nucleotidyltransferase encodes the protein MERTFTTTIGNRTLEVETGKVAQLANGSAVLRYGDTVVLVTAVASDEPKAGIDFFPLSVDYEERFYSVGKIPGGFIKREGRPTEKAVLTARLIDRPIRPLFPKGFRNDVQVIATVMSVDQDCTPDIVSMIGSSVALSISDIPFDGPTASVCIGLVDGEFVTNPTSAQREESKMHLVVSGTKDAIMMVEAGAEMVSEEVMLNAIMFAHEEIKKIITFIEGIVAEIGKEKREVELQKVDPEIDGKVRLFATEKMASAIKTVEKLERSEKMDKVKEETLIHFEEEYPENLKDVDSVLSQIIKEQVRSMITKEGIRPDNRSESEIRPISCDVSLLPRAHGTGLFTRGQTQALTVATLGAIGDAQVIDGLGERESKRYMHHYNFPPYSVGEARFLRGPGRREIGHGALAERALVPVIPSEEKFPYTIRLVSEVLSSNGSSSQASVCGSTLALLDAGVPIAEPVAGIAMGLIKEEEKVAILSDIQGMEDFLGDMDFKVAGTKDGITAIQMDIKIHGIDKAILTRALEQARVGRLHILDKMNEVISTPREEMSPYAPRITSMTINTEKIRELIGPGGKTINKIIDETDVKIDINDDGKVFIMAQSLEQADKAIKMIEAIVKDVEVGQIYLGKVMRILKFGAFVEVLPGKEGLVHISQIAKEKIPQVEDVLKVGDEILVKVTEIDKQGRVNLSRKAVLIEQEKEKEKANEK
- the rpsO gene encoding 30S ribosomal protein S15: MNKERKTEVISAHKVHDTDTGSPEVQVAILTTRINELNEHLKVHKKDHHSRRGLLKMVGKRRNLLNYLKSKDIERYRAVIKKLGLRK
- a CDS encoding polysaccharide deacetylase family protein; this encodes MRFYVVSRKKIYIFILVIILILTTTSMLAYRSKGVWNEYRTEPIRKVEANSKKMAFTCNVDWGGEHIPKMLEIFKENNIKITFFITGRWAEKNSELLAKIKEDGHEIGNHGYAHKLPSKTNRKENIKEIRRTEDAIYKVLGHKTTLFAPPAGDYNKETLDIAEGLGYKVILWSVDTIDWKKGSTKDIIIKRVLDKDHKGAILLMHPKEATLEALPYIIKKIEEEGIHICTVSELINI